The following coding sequences are from one Sciurus carolinensis chromosome 11, mSciCar1.2, whole genome shotgun sequence window:
- the LOC124958965 gene encoding olfactory receptor 5B3-like, which translates to MTLMENRTEVTEFILLGLTSDPGLQLPLFLTFLLIYIITLVGNLGMILLIVLDSRLHTPMYFFLGNLSLVDFGYSSAVTPTVMAGLLPGDEIISYNACVAQMFLFTSFATVENYLLASMAYDRYAAVCKPLHYTTTMTTRVCACLVIGCYVCGFLSASVYTGNTFSLTFCKYNVVHHFFCDIPAVMAVSCSNTHINELVLIYVASFTIFFALLVILISYVLIFLTILKMRSGAGHRKAISTCASHFTAISIFYGTIIFMYLQPRSSHSLDTAKITSVFYTLVIPMLNPMVYSLRNKEVKNAFTKMVLQGK; encoded by the coding sequence ATGACACTGATGGAGAACAGAACAGAAGTGACGGAGTTCATCCTGCTGGGACTGACCAGTGACCCAGGTCTGCAGCTTCCCCTCTTTCTGACATTCCTGCTCATCTACATCATCACTCTGGTTGGGAACCTGGGGATGATCCTGTTGATTGTCTTGGACTCCCggctccacactcccatgtacttcttccttggtAACCTATCTCTGGTGGACTTTGGTTACTCCTCAGCTGTCACTCCCACTGTCATGGCGGGGCTTCTTCCTGGAGATGAAATCATCTCCTACAATGCTTGTGTTGCTCAGATGTTCCTTTTTACAAGCTTTGCCACTGTGGAAAACTACCTCCTGGCCTCAATGGCCTATGATCGCTATGCAGCAGTGTGTAAGCCCCTGCACTACACCACCACCATGACAACCAGGGTGTGTGCATGCCTGGTCATAGGTTGCTATGTCTGTGGGTTTTTGAGTGCCTCAGTCTACACTGGGAACACATTCAGTCTCACCTTCTGCAAGTATAATGTTGTccatcatttcttctgtgatatCCCAGCAGTTATGGCTGTATCTTGCTCTAATACACATATTAATGAGCTAGTTCTTATATATGTAGCCAGCTTTACTATCTTTTTTGCTCttcttgttattttaatatcCTACGTATTGATTTTTCTCACCATCCTAAAGATGCGCTCAGGTGCAGGACATCGGAAGGCTatctccacctgtgcctcccacttcactgccatttctattttctatggTACGATTATCTTTATGTATTTACAGCCCAGATCCAGTCATTCCTTGGATACTGCCAAAATCACATCTGTATTCTATACTTTGGTCATTCCTATGTTGAACCCTATGGTCTACAGCCTACGGAACAAAGAGGTGAAGAATGCATTCACAAAGATGGTTCTGCAGGGAAAGTAG